Proteins encoded together in one Thalassotalea crassostreae window:
- the rsxC gene encoding electron transport complex subunit RsxC, producing the protein MGSIIERIEANRFFDFKGGIHPPEQKFLTNNKPIRSIALAKQLILPLKQHIGKAGDVIVKVGDKVLKGQKLTECSNPMTVPVHAPTSGTITAIKPGTLAHPSAMQDLCLFITPDGNETWVKRNIVSDLKTLTKENVIDKIANAGIAGMGGAGFPTNIKLNIKSGINFLIINAAECEPYITADDLLMQEQASAIINGIEVLNYLLEPKKVLIGIEDNKQKSIAALQKASAHLDHIQVCVLPTKYPTGGEKQLIKALTDIEIKSGSLPINHGMVMQNVGTVFAISEAIFNDTPLIKRVVTVTGQALAKPQNIWAPLGTPIAHLLEQCGYDEVKDPRIIMGGPLMGFTLPNLNVPVVKTTNCILAPTVQEIAPAQKEVECVRCGQCAEVCPSILLPQELQWYAKAKDYNKLEELNLFDCIDCGACAYVCPSQIPLVQYYRVAKAQIRSNKVQQVKADKAKLRFEARNLRLEKEKIAREEKHKKAMAARKAAMSSSEAKSSNDAVAAALARVKAKKAGTAVSTPTPGDSPKARAAAAIERAKAKKAGKAIEAEQNTEAVSPVAAAVARAKAKKAAKLAEQQTDALTPSTEVPAKNDKIASQEPDKDKDSQDKDNQVKQDAAAKRKAAAIAKAKEKALARKAAQTSEPSSESNVEAKTETDGKSEVKVKTAPAKKAAVKKAPVKKTTTAKDKVDKAEAKSTAVTKTATKAPAKSASAKSAPAKSAPAKKAPVKKPATAKAEDKKPAVKKAPVKKAPAKKAPAKKAPAKKAPAKKTAAKKADAPQDDLFSDTTVSTDTTDDVKKQKIAEAIAKAKAKKQAANKVDTEDAQSTTDDAAAIKKQRISEAIAKAKAKKKNALDKQDKES; encoded by the coding sequence ATGGGATCTATTATTGAACGTATTGAGGCAAATCGCTTTTTCGACTTTAAGGGTGGAATTCACCCACCTGAACAAAAGTTTCTCACCAATAACAAGCCAATTCGCAGCATAGCATTAGCCAAGCAATTAATTCTGCCGCTAAAACAACATATTGGTAAAGCAGGTGATGTTATTGTAAAAGTGGGTGACAAAGTATTAAAAGGGCAAAAACTAACAGAATGCTCTAACCCAATGACTGTACCTGTTCATGCACCGACCTCAGGCACCATCACAGCAATTAAACCTGGTACTTTAGCGCACCCATCAGCGATGCAAGACTTGTGTTTATTTATCACTCCAGATGGCAATGAAACTTGGGTTAAACGAAATATTGTGAGCGATTTAAAAACGCTTACTAAAGAAAATGTCATTGATAAAATCGCCAACGCTGGTATTGCGGGTATGGGCGGCGCAGGTTTTCCAACCAACATCAAATTGAACATCAAATCTGGTATTAACTTTTTGATCATTAATGCTGCTGAATGTGAACCATACATCACCGCTGATGATTTATTAATGCAAGAACAAGCCAGTGCGATTATCAATGGTATTGAAGTTTTAAATTACTTGCTTGAACCGAAAAAAGTATTGATCGGAATAGAAGACAATAAGCAAAAATCGATTGCCGCATTACAAAAAGCCAGTGCTCACCTTGATCATATTCAAGTGTGTGTTTTACCAACTAAGTACCCAACAGGCGGCGAAAAGCAGCTTATTAAAGCGCTTACAGACATCGAAATAAAGAGCGGTTCACTGCCAATAAACCATGGCATGGTAATGCAAAATGTCGGTACCGTATTCGCCATTTCAGAAGCAATTTTTAATGATACGCCTCTAATTAAAAGAGTGGTAACCGTAACAGGACAAGCATTAGCAAAACCGCAAAACATTTGGGCACCGCTGGGCACCCCTATTGCTCATTTACTCGAACAGTGTGGTTATGACGAAGTTAAAGACCCTCGTATCATTATGGGTGGTCCATTGATGGGCTTTACTCTGCCAAACTTAAACGTGCCGGTAGTAAAAACCACAAACTGTATATTAGCACCCACGGTTCAAGAAATAGCGCCAGCACAAAAAGAAGTGGAATGTGTGCGTTGCGGTCAATGCGCCGAAGTGTGTCCAAGCATCTTGTTACCGCAAGAGTTACAGTGGTATGCAAAAGCAAAAGATTACAACAAACTTGAAGAGCTTAATTTATTTGATTGTATCGACTGCGGTGCATGTGCTTACGTCTGTCCAAGCCAAATACCATTAGTACAATATTATCGTGTAGCAAAAGCTCAGATCCGTAGTAATAAGGTACAACAGGTCAAAGCGGACAAAGCTAAACTACGTTTCGAAGCGCGTAACCTGCGCTTAGAAAAAGAAAAAATCGCCCGCGAAGAAAAGCATAAGAAAGCAATGGCGGCTCGCAAAGCTGCGATGAGTAGCTCAGAAGCTAAATCAAGTAATGATGCAGTGGCTGCGGCATTAGCGCGTGTTAAAGCGAAAAAGGCCGGTACCGCAGTATCAACGCCAACACCAGGCGATAGTCCAAAAGCTAGAGCAGCAGCAGCTATTGAACGTGCTAAAGCGAAAAAAGCTGGAAAAGCGATTGAAGCAGAGCAAAATACTGAAGCGGTTTCTCCTGTCGCAGCAGCGGTTGCACGAGCAAAAGCAAAGAAAGCGGCTAAACTCGCTGAACAACAAACTGATGCACTAACGCCAAGTACTGAAGTACCTGCGAAGAACGACAAAATCGCAAGCCAAGAACCAGATAAAGATAAAGACAGCCAAGATAAAGACAATCAGGTTAAACAAGACGCCGCAGCAAAACGTAAAGCCGCTGCGATAGCAAAGGCTAAAGAGAAAGCCTTAGCGAGAAAAGCAGCTCAAACATCTGAGCCAAGCTCTGAATCAAATGTTGAAGCAAAAACTGAAACCGATGGAAAATCTGAGGTTAAAGTTAAAACTGCACCAGCTAAAAAAGCAGCGGTTAAAAAAGCACCTGTGAAGAAGACAACTACTGCTAAAGATAAAGTCGACAAAGCTGAAGCTAAAAGTACAGCGGTGACAAAGACTGCAACTAAAGCTCCTGCTAAAAGTGCGTCAGCTAAAAGTGCACCGGCTAAAAGTGCACCGGCTAAAAAGGCTCCGGTGAAAAAGCCTGCAACGGCGAAAGCTGAAGATAAAAAACCAGCTGTCAAAAAGGCCCCGGTAAAAAAAGCACCTGCTAAAAAAGCACCTGCTAAAAAAGCACCTGCTAAAAAAGCACCTGCTAAGAAAACAGCAGCGAAAAAAGCTGATGCTCCGCAAGATGACCTGTTTAGCGATACTACTGTATCGACAGATACTACCGATGATGTAAAAAAACAAAAAATTGCCGAAGCTATCGCGAAAGCAAAAGCCAAAAAACAAGCAGCTAACAAGGTCGACACGGAAGATGCTCAATCAACAACGGATGATGCAGCAGCAATTAAAAAACAGCGTATAAGTGAAGCGATTGCAAAAGCGAAAGCAAAGAAAAAAAACGCTCTCGATAAACAAGATAAAGAGTCATAA
- the rsxG gene encoding electron transport complex subunit RsxG, whose amino-acid sequence MKTVISHNAKILAIFAVVCTAVVSLVSMLTKDEIAKQEQQQLLSTLHQVIAPERFDNDLYHTCQYVQDTQLLGSKDTQTSYLAINGEDAVAVAITAVAPDGYNGNIHLLVAINVDGSVSGVRILKHLETPGLGDKVEIRKSDWVLSFNEREYEGVKDKRWTVKKDGGIFDQFTGATITPRAVVKAVKNALIYFDQNKSKLLDEQHACRGNNEQ is encoded by the coding sequence ATGAAAACAGTCATCTCTCACAATGCCAAAATACTGGCGATTTTTGCCGTGGTTTGTACCGCAGTGGTATCACTCGTTAGCATGTTGACCAAAGACGAAATAGCCAAACAAGAACAACAGCAACTGTTATCTACTTTGCACCAAGTAATCGCGCCTGAACGCTTTGATAATGACCTTTACCACACCTGTCAGTATGTTCAAGACACACAACTGTTAGGCTCTAAAGATACTCAAACCTCATATTTAGCGATTAACGGCGAAGATGCGGTAGCAGTTGCGATCACAGCTGTCGCACCAGATGGATACAATGGCAACATTCACCTATTAGTGGCCATTAATGTTGATGGCTCTGTCAGCGGCGTGCGAATATTAAAGCATTTAGAAACTCCTGGATTAGGTGACAAAGTTGAAATCAGAAAAAGTGACTGGGTGCTAAGCTTTAACGAACGTGAATATGAAGGCGTTAAAGATAAACGTTGGACCGTTAAAAAAGACGGCGGTATTTTTGATCAATTTACGGGCGCTACGATTACGCCACGAGCTGTGGTTAAAGCAGTCAAGAACGCGTTAATTTATTTTGACCAAAACAAGTCCAAGTTATTAGACGAACAACACGCTTGCCGAGGCAATAATGAGCAATAA
- the rsxA gene encoding electron transport complex subunit RsxA, with amino-acid sequence MTDYLLLLVSTVLVNNFVLVKFLGLCPFMGVSSRTETAIGMSLATTFVLTLASLLSYLFSTYILQPLNLEYLTTMGFILVIAVVVQFTEMVVHKTSANLYRLLGIFLPLITTNCAVLGVALLNLYEQHNFFESIVYGFGAAVGFSIVLVMFSAMRERLVNADVPKPFEGAAIAMITAGLMSLAFMGFTGLVKL; translated from the coding sequence ATGACTGATTATCTTTTACTTTTAGTAAGCACTGTTTTAGTAAATAACTTCGTGCTTGTTAAGTTCCTCGGTTTATGTCCATTTATGGGGGTTTCATCGCGCACTGAAACCGCCATCGGTATGTCTTTAGCAACAACGTTTGTTTTAACGTTAGCGTCGTTGCTGAGCTACTTATTCAGTACCTATATTTTACAACCGTTAAATTTAGAATATTTGACAACAATGGGCTTTATCTTAGTCATTGCCGTTGTCGTTCAGTTTACTGAAATGGTAGTTCATAAAACCAGTGCCAATCTTTATCGTTTACTCGGTATTTTCTTACCGCTTATTACCACGAACTGTGCCGTGTTAGGTGTTGCCTTACTCAATCTTTATGAACAACATAACTTTTTCGAATCTATTGTATACGGCTTCGGCGCTGCGGTAGGTTTTTCCATTGTTCTGGTTATGTTTTCAGCGATGCGTGAACGTTTAGTCAATGCCGATGTGCCAAAACCATTTGAAGGTGCAGCAATTGCGATGATAACGGCTGGTCTTATGTCATTAGCCTTTATGGGCTTTACCGGATTGGTGAAGCTTTAA
- the nth gene encoding endonuclease III: MNKQKRYEMLSRLRDDNPNPTTELDFNSPFELLIAVLLSAQATDVSVNKATAKLYPVANTPQAILDLGLDKLKSYIKTIGLFNTKAVNTLKTCQMLVDLHNGEVPEDRAALEALPGVGRKTANVVLNTAFGWPTIAVDTHIYRVSNRTKLAMGKTVDNVEQKLLKVVPAEFKVDVHHWLILHGRYTCVARKPKCGACIIEDLCEYKEKND; encoded by the coding sequence ATGAATAAACAAAAACGCTATGAAATGTTATCTCGTTTGCGCGATGATAACCCTAATCCGACTACAGAATTAGACTTTAACTCACCGTTTGAGTTACTTATTGCGGTGTTGTTAAGCGCCCAAGCGACCGATGTTAGTGTGAATAAAGCGACGGCAAAGTTATACCCTGTCGCCAACACGCCACAAGCTATCCTTGATTTAGGCTTAGACAAATTAAAGAGCTATATTAAGACTATTGGTTTATTCAATACAAAAGCGGTAAACACACTTAAAACCTGTCAGATGTTGGTTGATTTGCATAATGGTGAAGTGCCAGAAGACAGAGCCGCTTTAGAAGCTTTACCTGGTGTTGGCAGAAAGACCGCTAATGTTGTGCTCAATACAGCCTTTGGTTGGCCAACAATCGCAGTAGATACTCATATCTATCGAGTATCGAATCGAACCAAGCTGGCAATGGGTAAAACTGTAGATAATGTTGAGCAAAAACTGCTAAAAGTTGTACCAGCTGAATTCAAGGTTGACGTACATCACTGGTTGATTTTACACGGCCGCTACACTTGTGTTGCTAGAAAACCAAAGTGTGGCGCCTGTATTATTGAAGACTTATGCGAATATAAAGAAAAGAACGATTAA
- a CDS encoding YaeQ family protein — MALKATIFKANISICDMDRNYYDTLNLTIARHPSETDQRMMVRILAFIIHAHEQLQFTKGLSSDEEPEIWQIDYSEQIQLWIELGQIDEKRIKKGCNRSEKVAIYTYGSSVENWWNKIKSKASSYKNLDVYQVSENTTDQLCDLVSRTMELQCTIDTGQIWLSNQSDSVHIEMNTLQQFD, encoded by the coding sequence ATGGCACTTAAAGCGACCATATTCAAAGCGAATATCAGCATCTGCGATATGGATCGCAACTACTATGACACATTAAACTTAACCATTGCTCGTCATCCGTCCGAAACCGACCAACGAATGATGGTACGCATTTTGGCATTTATCATTCATGCCCATGAGCAATTACAATTTACTAAAGGACTGAGCTCAGACGAAGAGCCTGAAATTTGGCAAATAGATTACAGTGAGCAAATTCAATTATGGATTGAACTCGGCCAAATTGATGAAAAACGCATCAAAAAGGGTTGTAATCGCAGTGAGAAAGTTGCCATTTATACCTATGGTTCTTCGGTTGAGAACTGGTGGAATAAAATAAAAAGCAAAGCTTCTAGCTATAAAAACCTCGACGTTTATCAAGTGAGTGAAAACACTACAGATCAATTATGCGATTTAGTCAGTCGTACTATGGAGCTACAGTGCACCATAGACACTGGACAAATATGGCTTTCAAATCAAAGCGATAGCGTTCATATCGAAATGAATACATTACAGCAATTCGACTAA
- the gloA gene encoding lactoylglutathione lyase, with the protein MRILHTMLRVGDLEKSISFYQDVLGMRLLRKSENEQFQYTLAFLGYDDMAHSTVLELTYNWGVESYDHGDAFGHIAIEVDDVYKACEQIKSLGGIVSREPGPVKGGTTEIAFVKDPDGYAIELIQAKED; encoded by the coding sequence ATGCGAATTTTACATACCATGCTGCGCGTTGGCGATTTAGAAAAATCGATTAGCTTTTACCAAGATGTTTTAGGCATGCGTTTATTACGCAAAAGTGAGAATGAACAGTTTCAGTATACGTTAGCGTTTTTAGGTTATGACGACATGGCTCATTCAACGGTGTTAGAACTTACCTATAACTGGGGTGTAGAAAGCTATGACCACGGTGATGCATTTGGTCATATTGCCATTGAGGTTGATGATGTATACAAAGCCTGTGAGCAAATTAAATCCCTTGGCGGCATTGTCTCACGCGAGCCTGGCCCTGTAAAAGGTGGCACAACAGAAATTGCTTTTGTAAAAGATCCTGATGGCTATGCTATTGAGCTTATTCAAGCAAAAGAAGATTAA
- a CDS encoding electron transport complex subunit E, which produces MSNKNEYKELVWQGLWKNNPGLVQLLGLCPLLAVTTTVTNALGLGLATLLVLIGSNATVSLIRDWVPKEVRIPIFVLIIAAFVTVVQLLMNAYTYGLYQALGIFLPLIVTNCAIIGRAEAYASKNPLKQASFDGLMMGLGFAFVLIVLGAIRELLGQGTLFDGAELLLGDWATVLRIEVFKFDSNFLLAILPPGAFIAMGFLIAAKNAIDERIAKRAPKPETTTSIERVRVNFDG; this is translated from the coding sequence ATGAGCAATAAAAACGAATACAAAGAGTTAGTATGGCAAGGGTTGTGGAAAAATAATCCTGGCTTAGTGCAACTACTCGGCCTATGTCCGTTACTTGCAGTTACAACAACCGTAACCAATGCTCTAGGATTAGGTCTTGCGACTTTACTTGTGCTTATTGGCTCTAACGCCACTGTCTCGCTAATTCGAGATTGGGTACCAAAAGAAGTACGAATCCCTATTTTCGTATTGATCATTGCTGCGTTCGTTACTGTGGTGCAATTGTTAATGAATGCCTACACCTACGGTTTATATCAAGCCCTAGGGATATTTTTACCATTAATCGTGACTAACTGTGCCATTATTGGCCGTGCTGAAGCATATGCTTCAAAGAACCCTTTAAAACAAGCCAGTTTTGATGGCTTAATGATGGGGTTAGGTTTTGCATTTGTTCTTATTGTCTTAGGCGCAATTCGTGAATTGCTTGGACAAGGCACATTATTTGATGGCGCGGAACTATTACTTGGTGATTGGGCAACAGTGCTGCGTATTGAAGTATTTAAATTTGACAGTAACTTCTTATTAGCAATACTTCCTCCCGGCGCATTTATTGCCATGGGCTTTTTAATCGCGGCTAAAAACGCCATCGATGAACGCATCGCTAAACGTGCACCTAAGCCAGAAACTACGACCAGTATTGAGCGCGTTAGAGTAAACTTTGACGGTTAA
- a CDS encoding DUF885 domain-containing protein — protein MQLKTSVITSTVAALLLAGCQQNAADKTTQPTPAPTEQASTEVVEQSESAKLNEFFETMFKDAVSRSPQFQTQLGIKDNNDKWNDISEDNALAELNISKQNLAQLETFDVSKLDPQTALSYQLAHDSISAQIEGYKWRHHNYPVDQMHGLQSRIPSFLINQHGITNVDDANDYISRIKGIRVLVTQLLEQLKIREDKGIVPPTFVFPHVIRDSQNLIQGAPFNGDSESILLADFNKKVNALEISAEQKQQLTAEATTALIDYVQPAYQDLIDFLIHQEARSTNDAGAWKFPEADAFYKHALARITTTDLSAEEIHQIGLSEVARIHEEMRVIKDKVGFKGDLNEFMVFMREDDQFYYPQTEAGKQQYLDEATAIIDTMKTRLDELFNVQPKAEMIVKRVEAFREKSAGKAFYNSPALDGSRPGIYYANLYDMKAMPVYQMEALAYHEGIPGHHMQLAISQELEGLPTFRKFLRFTAYIEGWGLYSEKVPKEIGFYQDPYSDFGRLAMELWRAVRLVVDTGMHDKKWTREQSIDFYVNNTPNAKSDAIKMVERHAVMPAQATAYKIGMLEILKLRSKAQDALGDKFDIRDFHDVYLKNGPLPLTIIGQKVDEYIASKK, from the coding sequence ATGCAATTAAAAACTTCAGTTATTACATCAACTGTTGCAGCCCTGTTGCTTGCAGGCTGTCAGCAAAACGCCGCAGACAAGACGACACAACCTACTCCTGCTCCTACAGAGCAAGCGAGTACAGAGGTTGTTGAACAAAGCGAATCTGCTAAATTAAATGAGTTTTTCGAAACCATGTTTAAGGATGCAGTTAGCCGCTCTCCACAATTCCAAACGCAACTTGGTATCAAAGATAACAATGACAAGTGGAATGATATCAGCGAAGACAACGCGTTAGCTGAACTAAACATTAGCAAACAAAACCTCGCTCAACTTGAAACCTTTGACGTGAGTAAGCTCGATCCACAAACGGCACTAAGCTATCAACTAGCGCACGATTCAATTTCGGCACAAATTGAGGGATACAAGTGGCGTCACCATAACTACCCAGTTGATCAAATGCACGGTTTACAGTCTCGCATCCCGTCGTTTTTAATTAACCAACACGGCATTACCAATGTCGATGATGCTAATGACTACATTAGCCGAATTAAAGGCATTCGAGTATTAGTTACACAACTACTTGAACAATTAAAAATTCGTGAAGACAAAGGCATTGTACCGCCAACATTTGTTTTCCCTCACGTTATTCGTGATTCACAAAATTTAATCCAAGGCGCACCATTTAATGGTGATAGCGAATCTATTTTATTGGCTGATTTCAATAAAAAAGTGAACGCTTTAGAAATATCTGCAGAGCAAAAGCAGCAATTAACCGCCGAAGCGACAACTGCGCTTATTGATTATGTTCAACCTGCTTACCAAGACTTGATCGACTTCTTAATTCACCAAGAAGCGCGTTCAACTAATGATGCTGGCGCATGGAAATTCCCTGAAGCAGATGCTTTTTATAAGCATGCCCTAGCCCGAATCACTACCACTGATTTAAGCGCTGAAGAAATTCATCAAATTGGTTTAAGTGAAGTTGCCCGTATTCACGAAGAAATGCGTGTTATCAAAGATAAAGTTGGCTTTAAAGGCGACTTAAATGAGTTTATGGTCTTTATGCGTGAAGACGACCAATTCTATTACCCGCAAACAGAAGCAGGAAAGCAACAATATCTTGACGAAGCAACGGCGATCATTGATACCATGAAAACCCGTTTGGACGAGTTATTCAATGTACAGCCAAAAGCTGAAATGATTGTTAAACGCGTTGAAGCGTTCCGCGAAAAATCAGCTGGTAAAGCGTTCTACAATAGCCCTGCTCTTGATGGCAGTCGCCCAGGGATTTACTACGCAAACCTTTATGATATGAAAGCGATGCCAGTTTATCAAATGGAAGCGTTAGCCTACCATGAAGGTATTCCAGGTCATCACATGCAATTAGCGATTTCACAGGAATTAGAAGGCTTACCTACGTTCAGAAAGTTCCTACGATTTACTGCCTATATTGAAGGCTGGGGTTTATATTCAGAGAAAGTGCCAAAAGAGATTGGTTTTTACCAAGACCCTTATTCTGATTTCGGTCGTTTAGCGATGGAATTATGGCGCGCGGTACGTTTAGTCGTTGATACTGGTATGCACGATAAAAAATGGACGCGTGAGCAAAGCATCGATTTTTATGTAAACAATACCCCTAACGCCAAATCAGATGCGATAAAAATGGTTGAACGTCATGCGGTAATGCCAGCTCAAGCAACGGCATATAAAATCGGTATGTTAGAAATCTTAAAACTTAGAAGCAAGGCACAAGACGCGCTTGGCGATAAGTTTGATATCCGTGACTTCCATGATGTTTACTTGAAAAATGGCCCACTACCTTTGACTATCATTGGTCAAAAAGTTGATGAGTACATTGCAAGCAAGAAGTAA
- the rsxB gene encoding electron transport complex subunit RsxB encodes MDMLIAIVVFALIAGAFGALLGFASVKYKVEGDPLVEQLDALLPQTQCGQCGYPGCKPYAEAVANGDAINKCAPGGDDTIKKIADLMGVEVQPLDETHEADNTPKVAFIIEEDCIGCTKCIQACPVDAITGAAKVMHTVIVDECTGCDLCVEPCPVDCIEMRPIAETPETWQWDLQAIDVRMID; translated from the coding sequence ATGGATATGTTAATTGCAATCGTTGTATTTGCCTTAATTGCAGGCGCTTTTGGCGCGCTATTAGGGTTTGCTTCAGTCAAATATAAAGTTGAAGGCGACCCTTTAGTCGAACAACTTGACGCGTTATTACCGCAAACCCAATGTGGTCAATGTGGTTATCCTGGCTGTAAGCCTTATGCAGAAGCTGTAGCAAACGGCGACGCAATAAATAAATGTGCACCAGGCGGTGACGATACCATTAAAAAAATCGCAGACTTAATGGGTGTAGAAGTTCAACCTCTCGATGAAACCCACGAGGCCGATAACACCCCTAAAGTCGCCTTTATTATCGAGGAAGACTGCATTGGTTGTACTAAGTGTATTCAAGCCTGTCCTGTTGATGCCATTACTGGCGCAGCAAAAGTAATGCACACTGTGATAGTCGATGAATGTACCGGCTGTGATTTATGTGTAGAGCCTTGTCCTGTAGATTGTATTGAAATGCGCCCTATTGCTGAAACACCAGAGACATGGCAATGGGATCTGCAAGCCATTGACGTAAGAATGATAGATTAG
- the rsxD gene encoding electron transport complex subunit RsxD produces MAYWIASSPHNHIQAETPKLMRLVIMAAIPGIAAQCYFFGWGSLIQVLFAIAFAVLAEITFLSIRDKNIKSQITDYSAVLTGLLIGVSVPSLAPWWITAIGSIFAIVVVKQLYGGLGFNLFNPAMAAYVLLLVSFPLEMTSWQPAKDLLVYDISFFNHLWLILTGYTWEGFSVEQIRMNIDGVTMATPLDTLKTSISMGLTVNESNVSSVFGEHFSLGWEWVNGAFLLGGLILIAKKAIDWVIPVSFLVFLLVFSFIAYSVSPDSSASTMFHYLSGGTMLGAFFILTDPVSASTTHKGRIIYAGLAALLVYLIRKFGGYPDAIAFAVLLCNMAVPLIDQYTRPQTFGHKKGIN; encoded by the coding sequence ATGGCATATTGGATAGCAAGTTCACCACATAATCATATTCAAGCAGAAACTCCTAAGTTAATGCGCTTAGTGATCATGGCTGCAATTCCTGGTATTGCCGCTCAATGCTACTTCTTTGGCTGGGGCAGTCTAATTCAAGTCTTGTTTGCCATTGCTTTTGCGGTATTAGCCGAAATTACCTTTTTGTCCATTCGTGATAAAAATATCAAATCTCAAATAACCGATTATTCAGCGGTACTTACTGGCTTGTTAATTGGTGTTAGCGTGCCATCTCTCGCGCCTTGGTGGATAACCGCTATAGGAAGTATCTTCGCTATAGTTGTGGTTAAGCAGCTTTATGGCGGCCTTGGTTTCAACTTATTTAATCCAGCAATGGCAGCCTATGTTCTACTGTTAGTCTCATTTCCACTTGAAATGACTTCTTGGCAACCAGCAAAAGATTTATTGGTTTATGACATCAGTTTCTTTAACCATTTATGGTTAATTTTAACGGGCTATACCTGGGAAGGTTTCTCCGTTGAACAAATTCGTATGAATATTGACGGCGTCACCATGGCAACACCACTTGATACCCTTAAAACAAGTATATCAATGGGACTAACCGTAAATGAAAGTAATGTCAGCTCGGTTTTTGGCGAGCATTTCAGCTTAGGTTGGGAATGGGTTAACGGCGCATTCTTATTAGGCGGCCTAATTTTAATCGCCAAAAAAGCCATTGATTGGGTAATTCCAGTGAGCTTTTTAGTGTTTTTGTTAGTATTTTCATTTATCGCCTATAGCGTCAGTCCTGATAGCAGTGCATCAACCATGTTCCATTACCTATCAGGCGGCACTATGTTAGGTGCGTTCTTTATTTTGACCGATCCAGTATCTGCATCAACGACACACAAAGGTCGAATTATTTATGCTGGTCTTGCTGCCCTACTCGTTTACTTGATTCGAAAATTTGGTGGTTACCCTGATGCTATCGCGTTTGCAGTCTTGCTATGTAACATGGCCGTACCGCTAATTGATCAATATACTCGACCACAAACCTTCGGTCATAAAAAAGGGATTAACTGA